Proteins encoded within one genomic window of Cucumis sativus cultivar 9930 chromosome 3, Cucumber_9930_V3, whole genome shotgun sequence:
- the LOC105435018 gene encoding uncharacterized protein LOC105435018 isoform X1 — translation MATPPLPEQTPRITTEPPKTRAGRKPGPKNPNQKKPPQRGLGVAQLERLRLQENWKTVTEISPPTFLLHNPLPNFPLHFPPAPAPILHTDCIGFDHHGFVVQRIGNNGGFLPASGVLIGNTSVEASRELSSIPKLPLACDSDRCDHCFKKKRVNYSNRMKEKNIIVGAAETPSFDFLGLSTNSSAELNTHTHTHTVMNHHTNSDLDLDYDLSFNLKQGRGGGGDGGEGSKLMEYEFFPRKNGRGTEIEELKMPKEELSLFREENEEEEEEVLAMDHGEGSCITTSCNDIINGGTRNSTALDLSLKLSF, via the exons ATGGCCACTCCCCCACTTCCAGAACAAACCCCCAGGATCACCACCGAACCCCCCAAAACCAGAGCCGGCAGAAAACCCGGCCCAAAAAACCCCAACCAAAAAAAACCCCCTCAGAGAGGCCTCGGCGTCGCTCAACTCGAGCGCTTAAGGCTTCAAGAAAACTGGAAGACAGTTACTGAAATCTCCCCTCCCACCTTCCTCCTCCACAACCCTTTACCCAATTTCCCCCTCCACTTTCCCCCCGCCCCTGCCCCTATCCTTCATACTGACTGCATCGGCTTTGACCATCACGGTTTCGTCGTTCAGAGGATCGGAAACAATGGTGGGTTTCTCCCCGCCAGTGGAGTTTTGATTGGGAATACCAGCGTTGAGGCCTCCCGAGAGCTCTCTTCAATCCCAAAATTGCCGCTGGCGTGCGATTCTGATCGTTGTGATCATTGCTTCAAG aagaaacGAGTCAACTACAGTAAcagaatgaaagagaagaatatAATCGTCGGCGCTGCAGAAACGCCTAGTTTCGATTTTCTCGGACTGAGTACAAACTCCAGCGCAGAATTAAACACCCACACCCACACCCACACCGTTATGAATCATCACACAAATTCcgatttggatttggattaCGATTTAAGTTTCAATTTGAAGCAG GGAAGGGGCGGCGGAGGAGATGGTGGTGAAGGGAGTAAATTAATGGAGTATGAATTTTTTCCAAGGAAAAATGGCAGAGGCACAGAGATCGAGGAACTGAAAATGCCAAAGGAAGAATTGAGTTtatttagagaagaaaatgaagaagaagaagaagaagtactGGCAATGGATCATGGAGAAGGTTCTTGTATCACTACAAGCTGCAATGATATCATTAATGGCGGTACCAGAAATTCCACTGCCCTTGATTTGTCTCTCAAGCTTTCATTTTAG
- the LOC105435018 gene encoding uncharacterized protein LOC105435018 isoform X2 — translation MATPPLPEQTPRITTEPPKTRAGRKPGPKNPNQKKPPQRGLGVAQLERLRLQENWKTVTEISPPTFLLHNPLPNFPLHFPPAPAPILHTDCIGFDHHGFVVQRIGNNGGFLPASGVLIGNTSVEASRELSSIPKLPLACDSDRCDHCFKKRVNYSNRMKEKNIIVGAAETPSFDFLGLSTNSSAELNTHTHTHTVMNHHTNSDLDLDYDLSFNLKQGRGGGGDGGEGSKLMEYEFFPRKNGRGTEIEELKMPKEELSLFREENEEEEEEVLAMDHGEGSCITTSCNDIINGGTRNSTALDLSLKLSF, via the exons ATGGCCACTCCCCCACTTCCAGAACAAACCCCCAGGATCACCACCGAACCCCCCAAAACCAGAGCCGGCAGAAAACCCGGCCCAAAAAACCCCAACCAAAAAAAACCCCCTCAGAGAGGCCTCGGCGTCGCTCAACTCGAGCGCTTAAGGCTTCAAGAAAACTGGAAGACAGTTACTGAAATCTCCCCTCCCACCTTCCTCCTCCACAACCCTTTACCCAATTTCCCCCTCCACTTTCCCCCCGCCCCTGCCCCTATCCTTCATACTGACTGCATCGGCTTTGACCATCACGGTTTCGTCGTTCAGAGGATCGGAAACAATGGTGGGTTTCTCCCCGCCAGTGGAGTTTTGATTGGGAATACCAGCGTTGAGGCCTCCCGAGAGCTCTCTTCAATCCCAAAATTGCCGCTGGCGTGCGATTCTGATCGTTGTGATCATTGCTTCAAG aaacGAGTCAACTACAGTAAcagaatgaaagagaagaatatAATCGTCGGCGCTGCAGAAACGCCTAGTTTCGATTTTCTCGGACTGAGTACAAACTCCAGCGCAGAATTAAACACCCACACCCACACCCACACCGTTATGAATCATCACACAAATTCcgatttggatttggattaCGATTTAAGTTTCAATTTGAAGCAG GGAAGGGGCGGCGGAGGAGATGGTGGTGAAGGGAGTAAATTAATGGAGTATGAATTTTTTCCAAGGAAAAATGGCAGAGGCACAGAGATCGAGGAACTGAAAATGCCAAAGGAAGAATTGAGTTtatttagagaagaaaatgaagaagaagaagaagaagtactGGCAATGGATCATGGAGAAGGTTCTTGTATCACTACAAGCTGCAATGATATCATTAATGGCGGTACCAGAAATTCCACTGCCCTTGATTTGTCTCTCAAGCTTTCATTTTAG